In Afipia sp. GAS231, a single window of DNA contains:
- a CDS encoding negative regulator of septation ring formation, translating into MANTPKKVKDPTEVALSAIQEALNISDTTVDTNRNSVGNDIEPPTISSAAPSYSETPYDTRDMRQNTDRPVFDPIEEPRSPRRAANDDRETIGQILQAIQKGRPARSVYTLATIFGAVWLVGCALLTVSFLPSLQAAIGQSGGVLLLGGLAALFFAPVLLFYFLASLAWRGQEMRMIAQSMAQVAIRFSEPENAAADSMVTVGQAIRREVAAMGDGVERAIARAGELETLVANEVSALERAYTDNEVRIRALLQDIAHQRDNLVGQAEQVRSAISGVQIDLRHDIALISDAIASRVDEVAKSITGALEERGQHITSALSHAGDNMILALGERGGDLLDRLEEASAETTRAVLDASERLTTSLNFKTGHVHDEFVDLADRVHEMLNERIDRITGEFEQRSSTIVDGISDRTEQVHDSLKNSSDSLLLELELRSGDLVSKIDDAGNRLATQIMSSGDKASDALDVTVNTLVAKVISQTETAHDSLSLQMSAFDELVKNQGGDLAERFARDSGTLGALITRHISEFDRTVKTFGGEIVERMGQRTQEIGDNLKNYVDTFDTRLSSNGGDITASLDQRLLQFETTLGSRVTNLDISLDTKIKSFDETIDGRLKALEQTFDTRAKSVTETIDGRLGTLSTSLTEGAAQAIQSIDSRLGLLTSTLTDGTAQALAAVDHRITNVIETVDGRSTHLTDTISARFQEIHQGIETRVGAIATDIDTRVAQFEDLLGSRVEAVAGRIESSGRQASDDLMARAELLSSGIKSHVEDAERSLTNLVVNTSETIQTGARAAQQALLTVSSDVGAQLKLTSAEVEASLTAVGTGAANSILTSSREAQTTLVSASSEAASQIKSLAEDVERTLSAAGSATAASVLAGAREAQTTLVTASSDAASQVKSLAADVERSLSIAGTATAEAVTAGARQAQSTLVAASSEAATQVKSLAADVERSLSIAGTATAEAITAGARDAQNTLMTASTIAADQVKSLSADVQRSLSLAGTATAESITSGAREAQNTLVTASADAASQVKSLAADMQRSLSMAGNGTAEAITTGAREAQNTLVTASAEAANHVKSLAIDVERTLSAVGADTAASILGSAREAQSSFAATSSEAASTIKAISADIERSLSNVTAATTDNIQTTAQTAQSALIAASNEVSSKVKSTSADLERSVLAASSNFGSTMTGKTDEIVTYVQQQTDRLAQIVDSRRGSLVEALAAKTTQLTTDIDRVTADALKSIETRGNAFSQSMATNGSEVARTITSAGDLATGAVAKSLKDLEQSSRSAIDQSRQVSIAAVTEMQETSKILRTDTVALFERLREGNILLQEVLTGAHDNLNSLERALVTRVADFVSAMNDVTSRNGVATQTLEDQLTVFNSKTAKALEDLGMLSSEFDHHGKALVDAAAVVEQANRTTTTNVAERKAQLESLVTTIDLRTTDLDQRLSRFTGLLDESLAAAEERARDIARVVAETAGAGSAAISRQFEAVRAAAENERHQTLDAMGELYQQSAAETDAMFKQSTEKFGTMVQAMKAMAAEMHNELEATRNELRRGVLEMPQEAADNTAQMRKVIVDQIEALAELNRIVAHHGRGLDVVSQNRPSVQRQEEPLMAVAGGRNDTRMRDTSRDTGSASTLPPPDLGMPSRRTEAPPVSPASQEGGRDGWLSDLLSRTDAGAPAGQAPRGRPAQGGQGQGPANPLESLSLDIGRLMDRNLAAEMWDRYQRGESKAFTKRLYTPAGQKAFDEVARKYRADRGFKQTVDRYIAEFERLLDEVAREDRAPQALRGHLTSETGLVYTLLAHAAGRLG; encoded by the coding sequence ATGGCGAACACTCCCAAGAAGGTCAAAGATCCCACTGAAGTCGCGCTTTCCGCCATTCAGGAAGCGTTGAACATCAGCGATACGACCGTCGACACCAACCGAAATTCTGTTGGCAACGACATCGAGCCGCCGACCATTTCCTCCGCCGCACCGTCTTATTCCGAAACGCCGTACGATACGCGCGATATGCGCCAGAACACGGACCGTCCCGTGTTCGATCCGATCGAGGAGCCGCGCAGTCCCCGTCGCGCCGCCAACGACGATCGCGAAACCATCGGACAGATCCTGCAGGCGATCCAGAAGGGCCGCCCTGCCCGCAGCGTCTATACGCTCGCAACCATCTTCGGCGCCGTCTGGCTGGTCGGCTGCGCGCTTCTGACGGTCAGCTTCCTGCCCTCGCTGCAGGCCGCGATCGGACAGAGCGGTGGCGTGCTGCTGCTCGGCGGCCTTGCCGCGCTGTTCTTTGCGCCGGTGCTGCTGTTCTACTTCCTCGCCAGCCTGGCCTGGCGCGGCCAGGAAATGCGCATGATCGCGCAGTCGATGGCGCAGGTTGCGATCCGCTTCTCCGAGCCGGAAAATGCGGCCGCCGATTCCATGGTGACCGTCGGTCAGGCGATCCGCCGCGAGGTCGCGGCGATGGGCGATGGCGTCGAACGCGCGATCGCGCGCGCCGGCGAACTCGAAACGCTGGTCGCCAACGAGGTCTCGGCGCTCGAGCGCGCCTATACCGACAACGAAGTGCGCATCCGCGCGCTGCTGCAGGACATCGCCCATCAGCGCGACAACCTGGTCGGCCAGGCCGAGCAGGTTCGCAGCGCCATTTCCGGCGTGCAGATCGACCTGCGCCACGATATCGCGCTGATCTCGGATGCGATCGCCTCCCGCGTCGACGAAGTCGCAAAAAGCATCACCGGCGCGCTGGAAGAGCGCGGCCAGCACATCACCTCAGCCTTGAGCCATGCCGGCGACAACATGATCCTGGCGCTCGGCGAACGCGGCGGCGACCTGCTCGACCGCCTCGAGGAAGCCAGCGCCGAGACCACGCGCGCCGTGCTCGACGCCTCGGAACGCCTGACCACCAGCCTCAACTTCAAGACCGGCCACGTCCATGACGAGTTCGTCGATCTGGCCGACCGCGTCCACGAAATGCTGAACGAGCGCATCGATCGCATCACCGGCGAGTTCGAGCAGCGTTCCTCGACCATTGTCGACGGCATTTCGGACCGCACCGAACAGGTCCACGACTCGCTGAAGAACTCCTCCGACTCGCTGCTGCTCGAACTCGAGCTGCGCTCGGGCGACCTCGTCAGCAAGATCGACGACGCCGGCAACCGCCTCGCGACCCAGATCATGTCCTCCGGCGACAAGGCCAGCGACGCGCTTGATGTCACGGTCAACACCCTGGTCGCCAAGGTGATCAGCCAGACCGAGACCGCGCACGACTCACTTTCGCTGCAGATGAGCGCGTTCGACGAACTGGTGAAGAACCAGGGCGGCGACCTGGCGGAGAGATTCGCTCGCGACAGCGGCACGCTCGGCGCGCTGATCACCCGCCACATCTCCGAGTTCGATCGCACCGTCAAAACCTTCGGCGGCGAGATCGTCGAGCGGATGGGCCAGCGCACGCAGGAGATCGGCGACAACCTGAAGAACTACGTCGACACCTTCGACACCCGCCTCTCCTCCAACGGCGGCGATATCACCGCCTCGCTGGATCAGCGCCTGCTGCAGTTCGAAACCACGCTCGGCAGCCGCGTCACCAACCTCGACATTTCGCTCGATACCAAGATCAAGTCGTTCGACGAGACCATCGACGGCCGTCTGAAAGCGCTGGAGCAGACCTTCGACACCCGCGCCAAGTCCGTCACCGAAACCATCGACGGCCGCCTCGGCACGCTGTCGACGTCGCTGACCGAAGGCGCGGCGCAGGCGATCCAGTCGATCGACTCGCGGCTTGGCCTGCTCACCTCGACGCTGACCGACGGCACCGCGCAGGCGCTCGCCGCGGTCGATCATCGCATCACCAACGTCATCGAAACCGTCGATGGCCGCAGCACCCACCTGACCGACACCATCTCGGCCCGGTTCCAGGAAATCCACCAGGGCATCGAGACCCGGGTCGGCGCCATCGCCACCGACATCGACACCCGCGTTGCGCAGTTCGAAGACCTGCTGGGTTCGCGCGTCGAAGCCGTCGCCGGCCGTATCGAGAGCAGCGGCCGTCAGGCCAGCGACGACCTGATGGCGCGCGCGGAATTGCTGTCCTCGGGCATCAAGTCCCATGTCGAGGACGCCGAACGCTCGCTCACCAACCTTGTGGTCAACACGTCGGAAACCATCCAGACCGGCGCGCGCGCCGCGCAGCAAGCGCTGCTGACCGTTTCCTCCGATGTCGGCGCCCAGCTCAAGCTGACCTCGGCGGAAGTCGAAGCCTCCCTCACCGCCGTCGGTACCGGAGCTGCGAACTCGATCCTGACCAGTTCCCGCGAAGCCCAGACCACGCTGGTGTCGGCCTCTTCCGAAGCCGCTTCCCAGATCAAGTCGCTCGCCGAAGACGTCGAGCGCACACTCTCGGCCGCAGGCAGCGCCACGGCAGCGTCGGTTCTCGCCGGGGCCCGCGAGGCCCAGACCACGCTGGTCACGGCGTCCTCGGACGCGGCAAGCCAGGTCAAGTCGCTCGCCGCCGACGTCGAGCGCTCGCTCTCGATCGCCGGCACCGCCACCGCCGAGGCGGTCACCGCCGGCGCACGCCAGGCACAGTCCACGCTGGTCGCGGCGTCATCCGAAGCCGCCACCCAGGTCAAGTCGCTGGCCGCCGATGTCGAGCGCTCGCTCTCGATTGCCGGCACCGCCACCGCCGAGGCCATCACCGCCGGTGCGCGTGACGCCCAGAACACGCTGATGACGGCCTCGACCATCGCGGCCGATCAGGTCAAGTCGCTTTCCGCCGACGTGCAGCGTTCGCTGTCGCTGGCCGGAACCGCCACCGCGGAGTCGATCACGTCAGGCGCACGCGAGGCCCAGAACACCCTCGTCACCGCATCCGCCGACGCCGCAAGCCAGGTCAAGTCACTGGCAGCCGACATGCAGCGCTCGCTCTCGATGGCCGGCAACGGCACCGCCGAGGCGATCACGACAGGCGCCCGCGAAGCCCAGAACACGCTGGTCACGGCGTCCGCCGAAGCCGCCAACCACGTCAAGTCGCTGGCGATCGACGTCGAACGCACCCTCAGTGCAGTGGGTGCCGACACTGCGGCCTCGATCCTCGGCAGCGCGCGCGAAGCCCAGAGCTCGTTCGCCGCCACCTCCTCTGAAGCCGCGAGCACGATCAAGGCGATTTCCGCCGACATCGAGCGTTCGCTGAGCAACGTCACGGCTGCTACCACCGACAATATCCAGACCACCGCGCAGACCGCGCAGAGCGCGCTGATTGCCGCTTCGAACGAAGTCAGTTCCAAGGTCAAGTCGACCTCGGCTGATCTCGAGCGTTCGGTTCTCGCCGCCAGCAGCAATTTCGGCTCGACGATGACCGGCAAGACCGACGAAATCGTCACCTACGTTCAGCAGCAGACCGATCGTCTGGCACAGATCGTCGACAGCCGCCGTGGTTCGCTGGTCGAGGCGCTCGCCGCCAAGACCACGCAGCTCACGACCGACATCGACCGCGTCACCGCCGACGCCCTGAAGTCGATCGAGACCCGCGGCAACGCGTTCTCGCAGTCGATGGCGACCAATGGCTCGGAAGTCGCACGCACGATCACGTCGGCCGGCGACCTCGCCACCGGCGCGGTAGCCAAGTCGCTCAAGGATCTGGAGCAGTCGTCGCGTTCGGCGATCGACCAGTCGCGCCAGGTTTCGATCGCGGCCGTCACCGAAATGCAGGAGACCAGCAAGATCCTGCGCACCGACACGGTGGCGCTGTTCGAGCGGCTGCGTGAAGGCAACATCCTGCTGCAGGAAGTGCTGACCGGCGCCCACGACAACCTCAACTCGCTGGAGCGTGCGCTGGTGACCCGCGTGGCCGACTTCGTGTCCGCCATGAACGACGTCACCTCGCGCAACGGCGTCGCCACCCAGACGCTGGAAGACCAGTTGACGGTCTTCAACTCCAAGACCGCCAAGGCGCTGGAAGACCTCGGCATGCTGTCGAGCGAGTTCGATCATCACGGCAAGGCGCTGGTCGATGCCGCGGCCGTGGTCGAACAGGCCAACCGCACCACCACGACCAACGTTGCCGAACGCAAGGCGCAGCTTGAATCGCTGGTCACCACCATCGACCTGCGCACCACCGACCTCGATCAGCGGCTGTCGCGCTTCACCGGCCTGCTCGACGAATCGCTGGCTGCCGCCGAAGAGCGCGCCCGCGACATCGCTCGCGTCGTCGCCGAAACCGCAGGCGCGGGATCGGCTGCGATCAGCCGGCAGTTCGAGGCCGTCCGTGCTGCCGCCGAAAACGAACGGCATCAGACCCTCGACGCCATGGGCGAATTGTACCAGCAGAGCGCCGCCGAAACCGACGCGATGTTCAAGCAGTCGACCGAGAAGTTCGGCACCATGGTGCAGGCCATGAAGGCGATGGCCGCCGAGATGCACAACGAGCTCGAAGCCACGCGTAACGAACTGCGCCGCGGCGTGCTCGAAATGCCTCAGGAGGCCGCCGACAACACCGCGCAGATGCGCAAGGTGATCGTCGACCAGATCGAGGCGCTCGCCGAACTGAACCGGATCGTCGCCCACCACGGCCGCGGCCTCGACGTCGTGAGCCAGAACCGTCCCAGCGTGCAGCGTCAGGAAGAGCCCCTGATGGCCGTCGCCGGCGGCCGCAACGACACCCGCATGCGCGATACCAGCCGAGATACTGGCAGCGCATCGACCCTGCCGCCGCCGGACCTCGGCATGCCGTCGCGCCGTACCGAAGCGCCGCCGGTCTCGCCCGCGAGCCAGGAAGGCGGACGCGACGGATGGCTGTCCGACCTCCTCAGCCGCACCGACGCAGGCGCGCCCGCCGGCCAGGCACCCCGTGGCCGCCCGGCGCAAGGCGGTCAAGGCCAAGGACCCGCCAATCCGCTGGAATCGCTGTCGCTCGACATCGGCCGGCTGATGGACCGCAACCTCGCCGCCGAAATGTGGGATCGCTACCAGCGCGGCGAGAGCAAGGCCTTCACCAAGCGGCTCTACACTCCGGCCGGCCAGAAGGCGTTCGACGAAGTCGCCCGCAAGTACCGCGCCGACCGCGGTTTCAAGCAGACGGTCGACCGCTATATCGCCGAGTTCGAGCGGTTGCTCGACGAGGTCGCGCGGGAAGACCGCGCGCCCCAGGCGCTGCGCGGTCACCTGACCTCGGAAACCGGCCTGGTCTATACCCTGCTCGCGCATGCGGCGGGACGGCTGGGATAA
- a CDS encoding flavin monoamine oxidase family protein: MPNESETVSRRDLLSLVGAVAGSAAMYQAMTSLGFASETNYKGPIKLSGDAKGASVLILGAGLAGMTAALELRAAGYKVQVLEFNSRPGGRNWTLRGGDSFTELGGATQTCGFEDGLYLNPGPWRIPYHHRALLDYCKRLGVALEPFIQLNHSALLHASTAFGGKPQRIRDIKTDFQGHVSELLAKVTQQGKLDEAVTVEDKEILLQALRSWGALDKNYAYQANLISSAYRGYAKDPGGGLGAAPVAGEVIKLQDILKSRLWGYLRNFSLHEFQTTMFQPVGGMDMIGKAFAREVGDLIQYDAKVTKIQQSDGGVTVNFVNSKTPSTPQTATADWCVCTIPLSILSQIDIQVGPRMKAAIDAVPYSSSVKIGLQFKRRFWEEDEAIYGGISYTDLPIRQISYPSSGFNRTGRGVLLGAYLYEGANAYEFTSMSPADRVARAVEFGSRLHPQYRAEFENGIAVAWHRVPFTLGCAGSWSETARAEHYDNLCQIDGRIVLAGEHTSYIPAWQEGAILSSLDAITRLHERVVRM, from the coding sequence ATGCCGAACGAGAGCGAGACGGTAAGCCGGCGCGATCTGCTGTCGCTTGTGGGGGCGGTCGCCGGCAGTGCGGCCATGTACCAGGCGATGACCAGCCTCGGCTTCGCCTCGGAGACCAACTATAAAGGGCCGATCAAGCTCTCAGGCGATGCCAAGGGCGCATCGGTATTGATCCTCGGCGCAGGTCTCGCCGGCATGACGGCAGCACTGGAGTTGCGCGCCGCCGGCTACAAGGTCCAGGTGCTGGAGTTCAACAGCCGGCCCGGAGGTCGCAACTGGACGCTGCGCGGCGGCGACAGTTTCACCGAGCTCGGCGGCGCGACGCAGACCTGCGGCTTCGAGGACGGGCTCTATCTCAACCCGGGGCCGTGGCGGATTCCGTATCATCACCGCGCCTTGCTCGATTACTGCAAGCGGCTCGGCGTCGCGCTCGAGCCCTTCATCCAGCTTAATCATAGCGCCCTGCTCCATGCCTCGACGGCGTTCGGCGGCAAGCCGCAGCGCATTCGCGACATCAAGACCGATTTTCAGGGCCACGTGTCGGAGCTGCTCGCCAAGGTGACGCAGCAAGGCAAGCTCGACGAGGCGGTGACGGTCGAAGACAAGGAAATTTTGCTGCAGGCGTTGCGGTCCTGGGGCGCACTGGACAAGAACTATGCCTACCAGGCCAATCTGATTTCATCCGCCTATCGCGGCTATGCCAAGGATCCCGGCGGCGGGCTCGGTGCGGCGCCGGTCGCCGGCGAGGTCATCAAGCTCCAGGATATCCTGAAATCCAGGCTGTGGGGTTACCTGCGGAATTTCTCGCTGCATGAATTTCAGACCACCATGTTTCAGCCGGTGGGCGGCATGGACATGATCGGCAAGGCATTCGCGAGAGAAGTCGGCGATCTCATTCAGTACGATGCAAAGGTCACGAAGATTCAGCAAAGCGATGGCGGCGTCACCGTCAATTTCGTGAATTCCAAAACGCCGTCGACGCCGCAGACGGCAACGGCGGATTGGTGCGTGTGCACGATTCCGTTGTCGATCCTGAGCCAGATCGACATCCAGGTCGGTCCGCGCATGAAGGCCGCGATCGATGCGGTCCCCTACTCCTCATCCGTCAAGATCGGCCTGCAATTCAAGCGCCGGTTCTGGGAAGAGGACGAGGCGATCTATGGCGGCATCAGCTACACCGATTTGCCGATCCGGCAGATTTCCTATCCGAGCAGCGGCTTCAACCGAACCGGCCGCGGGGTATTGCTGGGTGCCTATCTCTATGAGGGCGCCAACGCGTACGAATTCACCTCGATGTCGCCAGCGGACCGCGTCGCGCGCGCCGTCGAGTTCGGCTCCCGCCTTCACCCGCAATACCGCGCCGAGTTCGAAAACGGCATCGCTGTGGCCTGGCATCGTGTCCCCTTCACGCTAGGATGCGCGGGAAGCTGGAGCGAGACGGCGCGGGCCGAACACTATGACAACCTGTGCCAGATCGACGGCCGGATCGTGCTGGCCGGCGAGCACACCTCCTACATTCCGGCCTGGCAGGAAGGCGCGATCCTGTCGTCGCTCGACGCCATCACGCGGCTGCACGAACGCGTCGTCAGGATGTGA